A section of the Telopea speciosissima isolate NSW1024214 ecotype Mountain lineage chromosome 3, Tspe_v1, whole genome shotgun sequence genome encodes:
- the LOC122654337 gene encoding universal stress protein A-like protein — protein sequence MEGAESEPTRIMVAVNESSIKGYPHASISSRGAFDWTLQKIIRSNTSGFKLLFLHVQVPDEDGFNDMDSIYASPGDFQDMKHRDMKRGLHLLEYFVGRSHEIGVPCEAWIKKGDPKEVICHEVKRVRPDLLVVGSRGLGPFQRVFVGTVSEFCAKHADCPVVTIKRKVNETPSDPVDD from the exons ATGGAAGGTGCGGAATCGGAACCAACTCGGATAATGGTAGCGGTGAACGAGTCGTCAATCAAAGGATACCCACATGCGTCCATTAGCAGCCGCGGTGCATTCGACTGGACCCTCCAGAAGATCATCCGCTCCAACACCTCCGGCTTCAAGCTCCTCTTCCTTCACGTTCAAGTCCCTGACGAAGATG GGTTTAATGACATGGACAGTATTTATGCGTCACCTGGAGATTTCCAGGATATGAAACACAGAGACATGAAAAGAGGGCTTCACTTGCTGGAGTACTTCGTTGGGAGGTCTCATGAAATTGGG GTTCCTTGTGAAGCATGGATCAAGAAAGGTGATCCAAAGGAAGTGATCTGCCATGAGGTGAAGCGAGTTCGGCCTGATCTTCTGGTTGTAGGAAGTCGTGGGCTAGGCCCTTTTCAAAG gGTGTTTGTTGGAACTGTGAGTGAATTTTGTGCAAAGCACGCAGACTGCCCTGTGGTTACGATCAAACGCAAGGTGAATGAAACCCCATCGGATCCTGTTGACGATTGA